A window from Leptospira fletcheri encodes these proteins:
- a CDS encoding response regulator encodes MSLKVSKKIFIIDDHPLIRSGLQSEIESLDGYEVCGTASSIKDGIRLMGFSRADLLICDVSLENENGIQEIDSVKRKFPDLKVVFLTMHRDWSYLQNAIAAGADGYILKSEPIESILSSLRQILKGGKVFPGEITSFRYDTEQLREAAEIIRRLTQRETEILKFLSKGKLNREIAEELNLSVRTVESHRTSIFKKLEISNMVELSKILFQLKSPDFL; translated from the coding sequence ATGAGCCTCAAGGTTTCGAAGAAAATCTTCATTATTGACGATCATCCTCTCATACGCTCCGGCTTACAGTCGGAGATCGAATCTTTGGACGGATACGAAGTTTGCGGAACCGCCTCCTCCATAAAGGATGGAATCCGATTAATGGGATTTTCCAGGGCGGACTTATTGATTTGCGACGTGTCCCTCGAAAATGAAAACGGTATCCAGGAAATAGACTCGGTAAAACGGAAATTCCCGGATCTGAAAGTGGTTTTTCTGACCATGCATCGAGATTGGTCTTATCTTCAGAATGCGATTGCGGCAGGCGCGGACGGATATATATTAAAAAGCGAGCCGATAGAATCCATTCTATCCTCTTTACGCCAAATCCTGAAAGGCGGAAAGGTTTTTCCCGGAGAGATCACGAGTTTTAGATATGACACGGAACAATTACGGGAGGCCGCGGAGATCATTCGGAGATTGACGCAGAGGGAAACCGAAATTCTGAAATTTCTGTCCAAAGGCAAACTCAACCGTGAAATCGCGGAAGAATTGAATTTGAGCGTGCGCACAGTGGAATCCCATCGCACTTCAATTTTTAAAAAATTAGAAATTAGTAATATGGTAGAATTGAGCAAGATTCTCTTTCAGTTGAAATCCCCGGATTTTTTATGA
- a CDS encoding sensor histidine kinase, with protein MQTGSKKTYLTLFALALLLTVCKQEETDVSYQPNGSGTLDLSKREIFLGSKTIPLDGQWNFYWNRLIPVVGDGSNPFWKGGEKARVPEVWNHLSFQGKRLDGIGFASYRLKLFLPPDSQPYAISIPDLGTSYEFYANGLLIASAGKVGKDPETSTAGYKPQIAVLSGKNLDLVLHISNFQNRWGGFWSSVRVGHWSDVLSERERSLTVDICLAMIAAIMSVYNLFLYFFRRKEPAPLLFSLHCFLILCRILTTGERLGYRILGDSLWEYSNKLEYFSVYASAPTLYAFLNRYCPTEFWRRFGLWLTSPYYIICALVLFFPNRYYTLTLFPASMYALFVTMPTWAILLSQGIRRNLEGAAILMLGYAVITLCTIGDILNSMGLFRIHYLIPYGQIFLIVCYSLLISKIFSVSFRKSTELSSKMKSLVSYTREIMLSSSYRHSAHYVLSILSETDRKGSRDKIHVYLEDSKSSSWRKYSTDGERVSEDLMSDQEMEKYLGCDPSALEKPFIKEKRFIVPVRHPISARLLLDIPLHKESLQDSSLDWVQGIADAFAFSIQNINRQDRDKLAIIGELSAEIVHDIGHHIMILRQHLRNLGEYEEKRKQAAVRQAEKETEALSNLSLDILDVSKNRIILDLQNVKIGDYFREIRDDLRHFFLSLEKEMKLTCTIQARGKFKLDPFRIRRLIFNLAKNAAEATPQKGLFSIRVEKESNILYLIFEDNGSGFNSDLKERLYEPMGILSSSKPHGAGLGLSIIGKIVSAHGGEILIDSGKGRGSRFTILLPESGV; from the coding sequence ATGCAAACCGGATCGAAGAAAACGTATCTTACTCTGTTTGCATTGGCTTTGCTTCTAACCGTCTGTAAGCAGGAAGAAACCGATGTCTCTTATCAACCGAACGGGTCCGGCACCTTAGATTTATCTAAGCGTGAGATCTTTCTCGGCTCGAAAACGATCCCTCTGGACGGACAATGGAATTTTTATTGGAACCGCCTAATCCCCGTTGTCGGGGACGGATCGAATCCCTTCTGGAAAGGAGGAGAAAAGGCTCGCGTCCCGGAAGTTTGGAATCACTTATCCTTCCAAGGGAAAAGGTTGGACGGAATCGGTTTCGCATCCTATCGATTGAAACTCTTTCTACCTCCTGACTCCCAGCCATATGCGATTTCCATCCCGGATCTTGGTACATCTTATGAATTCTATGCGAACGGCCTTCTTATTGCGAGCGCCGGAAAAGTAGGCAAGGATCCGGAAACCTCGACCGCCGGTTACAAACCACAGATCGCGGTCCTTTCCGGCAAGAACCTGGACTTGGTTCTGCACATTTCCAATTTTCAAAATCGTTGGGGAGGATTCTGGAGTTCGGTCCGTGTAGGGCACTGGTCCGATGTGTTAAGCGAACGGGAAAGGAGTCTTACCGTGGATATTTGTCTGGCTATGATCGCAGCGATCATGTCGGTCTATAACCTTTTCCTTTATTTTTTTAGAAGGAAAGAACCGGCTCCCTTGCTTTTTTCCCTGCATTGTTTTCTGATTCTCTGCAGGATCCTGACTACCGGAGAGAGATTGGGATACCGAATCCTAGGAGATTCCCTTTGGGAATATTCCAATAAGCTGGAATATTTTTCCGTCTACGCTTCCGCTCCTACGCTGTACGCTTTCTTGAATCGATATTGTCCCACCGAGTTCTGGAGAAGATTCGGTCTATGGTTGACTTCCCCGTATTATATAATATGCGCGTTAGTTCTTTTTTTTCCGAATCGATATTATACTCTGACTCTTTTTCCCGCTTCAATGTATGCACTCTTCGTCACCATGCCGACTTGGGCAATCCTGTTAAGCCAGGGGATTCGACGAAACTTGGAAGGTGCCGCCATCCTCATGCTAGGATATGCGGTGATCACGCTTTGTACGATAGGCGATATTTTAAACAGTATGGGACTTTTTCGGATCCATTATCTGATTCCGTACGGTCAGATTTTTTTGATCGTTTGCTATTCGCTCTTGATCTCCAAGATTTTTTCCGTGTCTTTCCGAAAGTCGACGGAACTCTCCTCCAAAATGAAATCCTTAGTCTCGTATACGAGAGAAATCATGTTATCCTCTTCTTACAGGCATTCCGCTCATTACGTATTAAGCATACTTTCCGAAACGGACAGGAAAGGAAGCAGGGATAAAATACACGTCTATCTGGAAGATTCAAAATCCTCCTCCTGGAGAAAATATTCGACGGATGGCGAGCGAGTATCCGAGGATCTGATGTCCGATCAGGAAATGGAGAAATACTTAGGCTGCGATCCGTCCGCGTTAGAAAAGCCGTTTATCAAAGAAAAAAGATTCATCGTTCCGGTCCGGCATCCGATTTCAGCTCGCCTGCTTTTGGATATTCCCTTGCATAAGGAATCTTTACAGGATTCCAGTTTGGATTGGGTTCAGGGAATCGCAGATGCTTTCGCATTTTCCATCCAGAATATCAATAGACAGGACCGGGACAAATTAGCGATCATCGGAGAATTGTCCGCGGAAATCGTGCACGATATTGGGCATCATATCATGATCTTGCGGCAACACCTGAGAAATCTAGGTGAGTACGAGGAAAAAAGGAAACAGGCTGCGGTCCGGCAAGCAGAAAAGGAAACCGAAGCTCTCTCCAATTTATCTTTGGACATTCTGGACGTATCGAAAAACAGGATTATTCTAGACCTGCAGAACGTTAAAATCGGGGATTATTTCCGCGAGATACGGGACGACCTTCGCCATTTCTTTTTGTCCCTGGAAAAGGAAATGAAATTAACGTGTACGATTCAAGCGCGCGGGAAATTCAAATTAGATCCTTTCCGGATCCGAAGGCTGATCTTCAATTTGGCCAAGAACGCAGCGGAAGCTACGCCCCAAAAGGGGCTTTTCAGCATTCGCGTGGAAAAGGAATCGAACATTCTGTATCTGATCTTCGAGGATAACGGATCCGGCTTTAACTCGGATTTAAAAGAGAGATTGTACGAGCCCATGGGTATCCTGAGTAGCTCCAAACCTCACGGAGCAGGGTTAGGGCTTTCGATCATTGGAAAAATCGTATCGGCTCATGGAGGAGAGATTCTGATCGATTCGGGCAAGGGGAGGGGCTCCAGGTTTACGATTCTATTGCCCGAATCAGGGGTTTAG
- a CDS encoding helix-turn-helix domain-containing protein, giving the protein MTFLTGATLLRYAWYFDRLYFISPYLFLFLYTGVSSVGPVLWSYVNSRLVEEWEEADLSFSVRRQWPHLIPAVLFAFSEILFFTQDSERLRELMSSSQKEFSLDWIHLAAILASIQVSSYSVACLWIYHKVSRKYEIYELKLVWVVLLLPVVANSFIGAAFFLKNMFLFELGAGCVSMILVLMFVLRERNPDFFDEMRTVIRNSKYQNTALLPQEIKQADEKLRRIMEEEFVYRDSELRLGDLAAGLGLSLHQTSRYLNEIQRMTFYELINRYRVQEACKLLLSQADKSVLEVGFEVGFNSKSAFNSQFVRAMGVSPGIYRKNKSSSPPKT; this is encoded by the coding sequence TTTCCCCTTATCTTTTTCTTTTCTTATACACCGGAGTATCTTCCGTAGGTCCCGTTCTCTGGAGTTATGTGAATTCCCGTTTGGTAGAGGAATGGGAGGAGGCGGACCTTTCCTTTTCGGTTCGGAGGCAATGGCCCCATCTGATTCCGGCGGTACTATTCGCATTTTCCGAAATTCTATTTTTTACCCAGGATTCCGAAAGACTTCGCGAATTGATGTCCAGTAGCCAGAAGGAGTTCTCCTTGGATTGGATTCACTTGGCCGCAATCCTAGCCTCCATTCAAGTTTCTTCATACTCAGTCGCTTGCCTATGGATTTATCATAAAGTGAGTCGAAAATATGAGATCTACGAGTTGAAACTGGTATGGGTGGTATTGCTTTTACCTGTGGTCGCCAATTCCTTTATCGGTGCGGCCTTTTTTCTGAAGAACATGTTTTTATTCGAATTAGGCGCCGGCTGCGTGAGCATGATTTTGGTGCTGATGTTCGTATTGAGGGAAAGGAATCCGGACTTTTTCGACGAAATGAGGACGGTGATCCGCAATTCAAAATACCAGAATACCGCATTGCTTCCTCAGGAGATCAAACAAGCGGACGAGAAGCTGCGCCGTATCATGGAAGAGGAATTCGTTTATCGGGACAGCGAACTTCGGCTGGGGGATTTGGCTGCAGGACTGGGCTTGAGCCTTCACCAGACCTCAAGGTATTTGAACGAGATACAGAGAATGACCTTTTACGAACTCATCAATCGATATCGGGTACAGGAAGCCTGTAAACTTCTTCTCTCCCAAGCGGACAAATCGGTATTGGAGGTGGGCTTCGAAGTCGGATTCAATTCCAAATCCGCCTTCAATTCCCAGTTTGTCCGAGCGATGGGGGTGTCACCCGGAATTTACAGAAAAAACAAATCTTCGAGTCCGCCAAAAACATAG